A single region of the Thermoanaerobacterium aotearoense genome encodes:
- a CDS encoding endo-1,4-beta-xylanase: MNADAADKLKHRKGIAKIKLVKKDGSPIKDAEVAVSQVKHKFLFGCGAFDSLPLANGELKENDKEKIEDRFEKFFDLFNYATIPFYWGRFEPEKGKPDTNRLKKASEWLVSKGCLVKGHPLCWHTVTAPWLLDMSNEDILKAQLSRIKREASDFKGLVNIWDVINEVVIMPIFNKYDNGITRICKELGRIRLVKEVFNEAKKANPEAVLLINDFNTSISYEILIEGCLEAGIPIDAIGIQSHMHQGYWGVEKTLEVLERFSHFNIPLHFTENTLLSGHLMPPEIEDLNDYQISDWPSTPDGEERQATEVVKHYKTLFSHPMVESITWWNFCDENAWLGAPAGLLREDNSCKPSYYELKKLIKDEWWTHQTRLVTSNTGEFEFTGFLGEYELIINDRKFHFNLDKNDISIEITV; the protein is encoded by the coding sequence ATGAATGCGGATGCTGCAGATAAATTAAAACACCGCAAAGGAATCGCCAAAATAAAGTTAGTTAAGAAAGATGGTTCACCTATAAAAGATGCAGAAGTCGCTGTATCTCAGGTGAAGCATAAATTTTTATTTGGTTGTGGAGCATTTGATTCTCTTCCTCTTGCCAATGGTGAATTGAAAGAAAATGATAAAGAAAAAATTGAAGACCGTTTTGAGAAATTTTTTGACTTATTTAACTATGCTACGATTCCATTTTATTGGGGCAGGTTCGAGCCTGAAAAAGGAAAGCCAGACACAAATAGACTCAAAAAGGCTTCAGAATGGCTTGTATCAAAAGGTTGCCTTGTAAAAGGCCATCCACTTTGCTGGCATACTGTAACAGCACCTTGGCTCTTAGATATGAGCAATGAAGACATATTAAAGGCTCAGCTATCCCGCATAAAACGTGAAGCAAGTGATTTTAAAGGATTAGTGAATATATGGGATGTAATAAATGAAGTTGTCATAATGCCTATTTTTAATAAGTACGACAATGGAATAACCAGGATATGCAAAGAATTAGGACGTATTCGCCTCGTAAAAGAAGTTTTTAATGAAGCTAAAAAAGCTAATCCTGAAGCAGTTCTCCTTATAAATGACTTTAATACATCAATTTCATATGAAATACTCATAGAAGGATGCCTTGAAGCTGGAATCCCTATTGATGCCATAGGGATCCAATCACACATGCATCAAGGATATTGGGGAGTTGAAAAAACTTTAGAAGTACTCGAAAGATTTTCGCATTTCAATATTCCATTGCATTTTACAGAAAACACATTATTATCAGGGCATTTGATGCCACCTGAAATAGAAGACCTAAATGACTACCAGATAAGTGATTGGCCTTCAACACCTGATGGGGAAGAACGACAAGCAACGGAAGTCGTAAAACATTATAAGACTCTCTTTTCACATCCAATGGTAGAATCAATCACATGGTGGAATTTCTGCGATGAAAATGCATGGCTTGGTGCGCCTGCAGGCCTTCTTAGAGAGGACAATTCATGCAAGCCATCATATTACGAATTAAAAAAGCTTATTAAAGACGAATGGTGGACACATCAAACACGTCTTGTCACAAGCAATACAGGTGAATTCGAATTTACAGGCTTTTTAGGAGAATATGAATTAATCATTAATGATAGAAAATTTCATTTCAATTTAGATAAAAACGACATATCAATAGAAATAACAGTCTAA
- a CDS encoding extracellular solute-binding protein has product MKLFKKIMLIMLSIMLIVSASACGTGSSGSSNSNASKSSNSSGTPQKITLTFWNIFTNDPQKTIVKNIVDKWNQENPNVQIEQSITENDAYKTKIKTAIAANEAPDIIYAWGGGFSKPFVDAGKILALDDYLNDGTKDKMLPGALNNITYNGKVYGLTFAQQASVLYVNKELFDKYNVKIPTTFSELIDAIKTFKSKGITPFALGEKDEWPGMWYYDMIALREAGAQLCRDALNGKASFEDQAFVDAAEKLQEMVNAGAFDQGVMGLTRDEATAEFNQGKAAMYFGGNFDAASFEVDSSLVKGKVEAVRFPTIEGGKGDPTEYIGGGSDVLLVNANTKYKDEAVKAAKYLAQNMSLEFYKVGAALPTWKYDSVDQSKVDPLEIQIMNNIVANSKDSVLAWDLYLEGDQAQTHKDLVAQLFAKQITPQDYAKQMQEKINGK; this is encoded by the coding sequence ATGAAGTTGTTTAAAAAGATCATGTTGATCATGCTATCAATTATGTTGATAGTTAGTGCATCGGCATGTGGTACAGGTTCAAGCGGTTCCAGTAATTCTAATGCTTCTAAGTCTTCAAATTCATCTGGTACGCCACAAAAGATAACGCTTACATTCTGGAATATCTTCACTAACGATCCGCAAAAGACCATAGTTAAAAATATAGTAGACAAATGGAATCAGGAAAATCCAAATGTGCAGATAGAGCAAAGCATTACAGAGAATGATGCGTATAAGACAAAGATAAAGACTGCAATAGCGGCAAATGAAGCTCCTGATATTATATACGCATGGGGTGGAGGATTTTCAAAGCCATTTGTTGATGCAGGAAAGATATTGGCTTTGGATGATTATTTAAATGATGGAACAAAAGATAAGATGTTGCCTGGAGCGCTCAATAATATTACGTACAATGGAAAGGTTTACGGCTTGACATTTGCACAGCAAGCCAGCGTACTCTATGTAAACAAAGAGCTTTTTGACAAGTACAATGTAAAGATACCGACAACTTTTAGCGAATTAATCGATGCCATAAAGACATTTAAGTCAAAAGGAATTACACCATTTGCTTTAGGAGAAAAAGATGAATGGCCTGGAATGTGGTACTACGATATGATAGCTCTCCGAGAGGCTGGCGCACAGCTTTGTAGAGATGCGTTAAATGGAAAGGCTTCTTTTGAGGATCAGGCATTTGTGGATGCTGCTGAGAAGCTTCAAGAGATGGTTAATGCTGGTGCGTTTGACCAAGGCGTCATGGGGCTTACAAGAGATGAAGCGACAGCAGAATTCAACCAAGGCAAAGCTGCTATGTATTTTGGAGGAAATTTTGATGCAGCTTCTTTTGAAGTAGATTCTTCATTAGTCAAGGGCAAAGTAGAAGCTGTAAGATTTCCTACCATCGAGGGAGGTAAAGGAGATCCGACTGAATACATTGGCGGTGGCAGTGATGTTTTACTTGTAAATGCCAATACTAAATATAAAGACGAGGCAGTAAAAGCTGCAAAATATCTGGCTCAAAATATGTCTCTTGAGTTTTACAAAGTTGGAGCTGCTTTACCCACATGGAAGTACGACAGTGTAGATCAGTCAAAAGTTGATCCTTTAGAGATACAGATAATGAATAATATAGTAGCTAATTCAAAAGACAGTGTTCTTGCATGGGATCTGTACCTTGAAGGAGATCAAGCACAGACACATAAAGATTTGGTAGCACAATTATTTGCAAAACAGATTACTCCACAGGATTATGCAAAACAAATGCAAGAAAAAATCAATGGGAAGTAA